CTTGTCGCCGGCGAGCGCCGTCGCGGCCTTGACCGCGTCGGCGAACCCGGTGGTGACGAACGTGTACGGGATTCCCTCGCGGGGCCAGCCGTCCGGAACGGAGTGGCTGAGCACCACGATGGGGCAGCTGATGGGGTGCTGCCCGTCCCAGCCGTGCGTGATGTCGAAAATCCTGCGGCCCACCAGCAGGGCGCCCGCGGTGGACATGGTGCGGCGCAGGTGCTCTGCGCTCGCCTCCGTGACGTGCCAGGTCATGTCCGGCCGGGCGGTGGGCACGGCCACCGGCCCGTTGCTGTACC
The sequence above is a segment of the Arthrobacter sp. KBS0703 genome. Coding sequences within it:
- a CDS encoding dihydrofolate reductase family protein, producing MARLVAEMTMSLDGYIALPDDSVNGLFDWYSNGPVAVPTARPDMTWHVTEASAEHLRRTMSTAGALLVGRRIFDITHGWDGQHPISCPIVVLSHSVPDGWPREGIPYTFVTTGFADAVKAATALAGDKDVGLAGPDVIRQAIDAGLVDEIRVNLAPWLLGEGIRFFDNLAAAPVKLEQTRAIQGDAVTHLYYRVLPRL